In the Archocentrus centrarchus isolate MPI-CPG fArcCen1 chromosome 11, fArcCen1, whole genome shotgun sequence genome, gtcagtcatccagtgttcaactgtcaggactataaagtctcccagagcactggagcatggtgctgctgatgcaaagtggctctctatggaaatgctctcactgactcacacagggaTCAATATGATGATGCTGTTCACTATAAGAAAGAATTTTTCACAACATATTTTTCATGTAACTCACACAAACCCTTCAAGATTTATAAACAGGTGACAAATTAAGGACAAACTTCAACCCttgattaaatacacaaacccatataattaatgtctcatgtaacccagtgttaaaaacacatgcgagaatgaatgaatattgatttaatagcttattctacaatgaggttaaaaagttataagttaatatttaaaaccaagttcttaaataagtttataaatatatgtaaaaagtgttaaaaatctttACAAATTGTGCCATACACCTTTAATAGTAGTTTTAGTGATGGCTTGACCAATCAATAGCTGGCATGGTCTGATATCACATCAGCCAATGAGGTTGGTTGTCCCGCCCTCCCGCTGCGCGGTGCAGGGAGTCTGCTCGGATTGcgtcagacacagacacagctccATGCTACTGTTGCTTCTGCGGTTAGCCTGAAGAAAAAACTTGGAAAATAGCGAATAAACTTGGAAACTGGTTAGAGAGAGACATCCTAAATAATCGCTTTGCCAATGAGGAGGTTCCGAATGGTAATGTCATGCTTGCCAAACTTTGGAGACTTCTGATGCGACCGGGTTGGAAGCTGGAAATCTCCGTGTAGCCTCGTGTAGCATCGGTGAGTGATTGCACGTGTGTAGTTAGCATTTTAGCACAGGCAATGCACTGAAAAGTGGCTAACATCCTTAGTCATCACTAAACTCAGTTAAAGATAGGTTGATGCTTTGTGGTGTTGTATAACTATTGttgtgtattttgtatttttcataatgtatttgccgtattttattattagcacCTGTCTAGCATTTTCACTGATGCTAATTCTGTTCATGGTGCTACTGCCTATGTGAAGTGCCTTTTATTAGCACTTGCTagtattttaatgcactttgcTACTGTTCTGATTGAGATAAagctaatgtgtttttacaatCCACCTTCTGATGGGAAATCATTACACTACCATGGATGTATTTCATTAGCTCTTTAAAAGATTTGAATAGTATTTTTATATTACCACATATAAGCTAATataattagttttattgaaGTGTTGGTAATATTTGACAGTGATAACTTGAACTATATGGTTGTACAACAGAAAAAACTtgaaaagtgactgaaaaacCCTTTAAATTGTAGCTTTAAGCTAATGGATATTAGTTTACAAGGTTTTAAGCTACTTTATTCTGGCCTTGTtctaggtcaggttttttgttgGTGCACTATTTGATCCATAGTGCTACTGTGAAGACTGGATTGCATTTCCAGAACTGGATGGCGAGCCCCAGCCCAAGGATCGGACAAACCGGTAGATAGTGACCCGACTGGTCACTATAACTGAGACATTGCATGAACAATTGatggacactgtgacaaaagactaaaaaggaaaaaagactacagactggattatttatttctaattgtttattttccttgtgttgtttttgctttgggtttaaaaagggaaaagcgcgcagtttgttaattgtatatatatatatatgtgttggtttaatgacatttcattCAGTAAATTCTACTCTTTCTATAAACTGTGCATCTTCCTCTGTTGTTGCTCACACCTAGGCTCCCCCACGAATCCAGAGTCTTCTGATTAGGCCAACATCCCTTTATGTGTGTGGTATTGGTATTAGTTATTGAAGTAATTTACTCTACCATATTTCACATCTGTCAAGGGTACTTGAAGGTAACCTCTTGTGGGTTACACACGTGTTATACACGTGTTACAAAtaagtggcgagccagccaggagcctAGAGTTGTGTAACAACAGTGGAATAACGATTGAAACAAACTTGTAAACGCATTGCTGCAATGGATTTCATCTCAAAGTTAGGTGTTAAGATACCAAATGCAGTCATTATTAGCGGTGTAACAGGatcagaaaaagacaatgaGGTTTTTGAGTACTTACGGCAATGTGGTTCGATAAATAGGACGCTAACCGTTGAGGATAGCTCATCTGAGTTTTACCAGAATCAGATTGTGGAATTTACCTCTGGTTTAGCTGTTCAACAGTTAGCACCTGCGTTGCCTTACCTTTACCCATCAGCTGATGATCCAGATGTCAAATATTGTATCCGTGCCTTAACAGATGTTTACACAACAACTGTAGGGGGCAGTGTTACCGACACTTACCTCGCTGAACTAAAGGGTTTAGCCAAACTAAGTGGGAAGGATTTTGAAGAGGTGTTACGGGAGGTGATGTCAAAATTTGAAGAGTCCATGGGGTCTGTTGAGGCAGCCGCAAACCCATGTCCAAATAGTGACACAGAACCCACACTAGGTGCTGGTTTCCCTACATACCACATTGACACCCCCCACTCACCTAAGCTCTTTCAGAGCCCTGATCCAAGTGCCTTGAAACCCAACCAGACGCCTCACATGTTAAGTCAAACTGATCTAATCTCACCTGAGGTGCAGAGAATCGTGGTTGAACATGTTGTCAAAACTACAGAGAAGACACCTAATAATCATTCCACCCTTAGGTTGAGAGCTTTCTCTGGAAAGAATCCTAGACCATACACTGAAGTTGATTATGAGACATGGCGTTCCCATGTTGATTTGATGATGGGAGATTCATCGCTTTCCAACTTGGAAAAAACTCGAAAAATTCTTGAGagccttcttgctccagctttAGATGTTGTTCGGCCTCTTGGGCCGGACGCATCACATGCTGACTATCTTAGGCTGCTTGAGTCAGCGTTTGGCACCGTTGAGGATGGTGAGGAACTGCTAGTGCGATTCATGAGCACCCTGCAGGATCCTGGGGAGAAACCATCTGCTTACTTACATCGCCTGCAGGTGGCGCTGAGTCTTGCAGTGCGCAGGGGTGGTGTAGACCCCAAAGAAACAGACCGACAACTCCTAAAGCAGTTCCAGAGAGGCTGTTGGGATGATAACCTGCTGACTGAACTGCAGTTAgacttaaaagataaaaatctgcCCACATTTGCAGAACTGTTACTCCTTCTCCGTACTGCGGAGAACAGACAAGAAGTTAAAAACGCAAGAATGAGAAAACACTTTagtgctgcaaaacaaaaagcagtctcCCATGAACAAAcagccactgaaacaaaaattaacTCTTCTGAAACAGTTTCAAGTACCCTAaatgatctaaagaaacaagTTGCTGATTTAAAAAGCCAATTAGCAGCAGttgtgaaacaaaagaaactgacaGTACCTAAGAAAAtccaaacaacaaaacctgaCGATGCAAAACCTGAACCCAACTCCCCTTCCCGCAGCCGCTCTAGTACAAGGCCCAAGCCCTGGTATTGCTTTCGCTGTGGGGAGGATGGACATATTGTTGCCAACTGTGACTCTGAGCCAAACCCTGCCTTGGTgggagctaaaagaagagagcTAAAAGTGAAAAGACAAATATGGGACAGTCAGCATAGCGGCTCCCCCTCTTTAAACTGAAGTCTGCCTCTGTTGTGGGACAAACAGAGGCTGACACAGAGTCGAAACGTCCCTTTGAAACCAAAccaaatgtgccaaaaaaacaaCGTGCCACTATAAAGTCGCATACTAAAACTGACAGATTCAAACTGCCTCAAGGCTTAATCGGCAGTAGATGCACAGCCCAAGTGAAGATTAATGGTAATACTGTTAACAGTTTACTAGATTCTGGCTCCCAGGTGACTACGGTCCCTCAGTCATATTACGAACAACATTTGTCCAGTCATGAGATCAAACCACTTTTTGACTTGCTCGAAGTCGAAGGAGCAAATGGCCAGTCAGTACCTTACTTAGGTTACATTGAGATGAACGTCACCTTTCCAAAAGAGTTCCTTGGCATTGAAGCTGATGTGTCAACACTTGCCCTCGTTGTACCAGATATTCGAGCTACTTCCCAGTCCTCAGTGTTAATTGGGACCAACACCTTAGATGTGCTTTATGAGTTGTATAGTGAAGCATGTCCCGGACTGCAGCCCCCCACTTCAAATGGTTATAAGGCAGTGCTAAAAGTCCTGGAGTTAAGACACAAACAGACCCAAGACAGTAGCCTTGGCCTAGCAACCCTGTACAACAGAGGCCCTCAGCTGGTCCCAGCAGGCCAGACAGTTGTCCTAGAAGGCTCAGTAACTATGTCAACCAATACCACTGAGAAATCAGTGCTACTAGAGCACCCATCCTTTTCAACCTTGCCTAGTGGTGTCTTAGTAAAACCAAGTCTCATCAGCTTACCTGAGCGAGCACCTTACCTGATACCAGTTGTTCTCACCAACGAATCTGAACACGACGTGACAATCCCTCAAAAGTGTGTGATTGGAGAGATCCATGCATTCCAGAGAGTCCTCTCTCACGAACATTCAGTGAAGCCTCCCCAGTCTGAGGTCAGTCACAAAAACAACTTGGCCTTTAACTTTGAGTCTTCCCCTATCAGCGCTGAGTGGAGAGAGCGCATATTGCAAAAACTCAATAACATGCCAGACGTTTTCGCACAAAATGATCTCGATTTCGGTCGGACTGATCAAGTCAAGCACACCATTAAACTGATAGAcgaaactccattcaaacacaaagcacgaCCCATACACCCCAATGACCTGGAAGCTGTTCGTAAACACTTGCAAGAGCTGCAACAAGCAGGTGTGATTCGAGAATCCACTTCACCATTCTCTTCGCCCATTGTCGTGGTGCGGAAGAAGAACGGCGAAGTCCGCCTCTGTATTGATTACAGAAAGCTCAACCTGCAGACTGTAAAGGACGCTTATGTGCTCCCAAACTTGGAGGAAACATTCTCTACTTTGACTGGATCCAAGTGGTTTTCAGtccttgatttaaaatctgGCTACTACCAGATCGAAGTAGAGGAAGCTGACAaaccaaaaactgcatttgtatGTCCTAGTGGTTTTTGGGAGTTCAATCGAATGCCACAGGGCATTACAAATGCTCCAAGCACCTTCCAGCGCCTTATGGAGCGATGCATGGGTGATATGAATTTGAAAGAAGTGCTGGTGTTTCTTGATGACATTATAGTCTTCTCTAAGACACCAGAGGAGCATGAGACTCGCTTGATGAAGGTTCTTAACCGCCTCAAGGAGTACGGGCTTAAACTCTCCCCCGAGAAGTGCAAGTTCTTTCAAACTTCTGTGCGATACCTTGGACACATAGTATCCCAGAAAGGGGTAGAGACCGACCCTGAGAAAGTGAGGGCTCTGAGTACCTGGCCTGTGCCCAAAGACCTTAAGCAACTCCGTTCATTCTTAGGCTTTTCAGGGTATTATAGGCGCTTTATCAAGGACTATTCAGGCCTTGTTAAGCCCCTCACTGACCTAACATCAGGATACCCACCGTTGCGTAAGAGCACGAAAACCAAAGTTAAGCCTAGGGAGTACTATGACCCTAAAAAACCCTTTGGTGAACGGTGGACTCCTTCTTGTGACCTAGCTTTCAAAGGCATCATtgagaagctcacttctgctCCTATCTTGGCTTTTGCTGACCCTAAGCTGCCGTACTCACTCCACACAGATGCCAGCACTACAGGTCTTGGCGCTGCCCTTTATCAGGAACAGGACGGCCAAACAAGGGTCATTGCTTATGCGAGCAGGGGGTTGTCCAGAAGTGAAGCTCGTTACCCCGCCCACAAATTGGAGTTTTTGGCCCTAAAGTGGGCTGTAACAGAAAAGTTTGCAGATTATCTTTATGGAAACCAGTTTACTGTCATCACTGACAGTAACCCCCTCACTTATGTTCTGACAAAGGCTAAGCTTGATGCAATGAGCTACCGTTGGTTAGCTTCCCTGTCTACTTTTGACTTTAAGCTCCAATATAGAGCAGGCAAACTCAACTCTGATGCAGACGGCCTTTCGAGGCGACCGCATGGTGAGTTGTTAAACGATGCTGTGTCACAAAAAGAGTTTGACAGAATACAGCAGTTCACCCAAACTCATTTGGCACAGCAAGAGACCAGTTAAGTCCAGAGGTGGTGTCGGCCATCTGTGAGAGACCTTTGTGTTGTAGTTTCTCCGATGAACCTACCCCTCTAGTGCACTCATTAGCTATCTCTGTAACTGCATTACCAGATGACTTTGTCAATGAAGATAACTGTGGTGGTCTTCCAGTtgtacctcatctgtcagctggGCAACTTAAACAAGAGCAAAGAGCTGACCCCTGCTTGCGCGAGGTCATTGTCCAATTGGAGACTGGAGAAAAGGTTCCACCTACAGTCAGAACCGAACTCCCTGATATAAACCTGTTGCTCCGAGAACTTAATCGTCTTGAACTGCACAACAAAGTACTGTACCGAAGACGCCAAGATGGCGGCAATGTCACTTATCAGCTTGTCTTACCTGAAGGGCTCCGTGAGACAGTTTTCCACAGTCTCCATAATGATATGGGCCATTTAGGCATTGAGCGTACCCTTGATCTTGCCCGAACAAGGTTTTATTGGCCTCGTATGGCAGCTGACATTGAGAACAGGATCAAAACATGCAACCGCTGTGTACGGAGAAAGACCCCTccagaaaaagctgcagagCTTGTGAACATAAAGTCCGCCAGACCACTCGAACTGGTTTGTATGGATTTCTTATCCATTGAGCCTGATCAAAGCAACACCAAGGATGTGCTTGTGCTAACAGATCATTTTACCAAGTACGCAATAGCCATTCCTACTCCTAACCAAAAAGCCCAGACCGTGGCAAAATGCCTTTGGGATCACTTCATAGTTCATTATGGCATCCCTGAACGTTTACATAGTGACCAAGGGCCAGATTTTGAGTCACACATAATAAGGGAACTTTGTAAGATCATGGGCATTCACAAGATTCGAACAACCCCTTATCACCCCAGGGGAAATCCTGTAGAACGCTTTAACCGCACATTGTTAAGTATGCTTGGGACTTtggaacagaaagacaaaacgCAGTGGCGCAACTTTGTAAAGCCATTGGTCCATGCGTACAATTGTACGAAGAATGACACAACCGGATTTGCACCTTATGAATTGATGTTTGGTCGCCGACCAAGGTTACCCGTTGACCTCGCGTTCAAACTACCTTTCCGGACCAAAAGTTTTAAGTCCCACTCGCAATATGTGGAGAAGCTGAAAACAACCCTTCAAGAAAGCTACAAACTAGCAACGGAGAATGCTAACAAAATGGCAGACAGGAATAAAGCCAGATTTGACATGCGTGTAAAACCTTCCAAACTAGAACCAGGGGACCGAGTTTTGGTGCGAGCTGTTCGCCTTAGGGGCAAGCATAAACTAGCCGATAGGTGGGAGACAGACATTTATGTTGTGGTCAAACAAGCTGGTGATCTACCAGTCTACACCATCAAGCCTGAAACCAAAAATGGGCCAGTGCGCACAGTCCATCGTGACCTTCTCTTACCTTGCGGGTTCCTTGCTCCCACAGAAGAGAATCCCACTCCACCAAATCGCGTCTGCAAACCTAAAACACGACAGTCCCCTGAGCAAACTGAAGAATGTGATCTTTCTGAACCTGGAAATGAGGATGTCTACTGGCTTAGAGAACAACCTGTCCCAGAGCCAATCAAATTTATGCAAGTCTATGAGTTCCCACGACAGATATACCCTGACAACTTACCTGAAAGCGACAATGTACCTGGATGTGAAAACTTACCTGAAAATGACAATGTACCTGGATGTGACAACTTACCTGAATGTGACGATATACCTGGATGTGAAAACTCACCTGGAAGTGACAATACGCCTGGATGTGAAAGTGTATCAGAATGCAAGAATCTACCTGATTGTGATGACACTCCTGGCAGTGACCCAGTAGTccctactgaagaggagcttGAAACAGTAGCAGATACAGAACCTGTAGTCCAGGACAATGATCGTGAGAGTGAAACTAATGTACCCAGTGAAAAGGGATGTAACAAACAGGTATCAGAGGATACTCCAATGCACCCAAGTCATGACACTACAAATCCTGTGAGACGCTCAGAAAGACCGTCAAATCAACCAAACAGGCTCCAGTATAACCAGTTAGGAAACCCACTCTTAACTATTGCTCAGTCCCTATTTCATGGTTTAAGCCTTGCTTTTACCAGTGCCTTGACAGAGACTGACCTTGAAGCTACTTGGAAGGAATCtagttttcctgttatttcaaTGCAACCCACCCCATGCAAAGAGACTTGCATGTTCCAAGGGGGGAATGTGTAAcccagtgttaaaaacacatgcgagaatgaatgaatattgatttaatagcttattctacaatgaggttaaaaagttataagttaatatttaaaaccaagttcttaaataagtttataaatatatgtaaaaagtgttaaaaatctttACAAATTGTGCCATACACCTTTAATAGTAGTTTTAGTGATGGCTTGACCAATCAATAGCTGGCATGGTCTGATATCACATCAGCCAATGAGGTTGGTTGTCCCGCCCTCCCGCTGCGCGGTGCAGGGAGTCTGCTCGGATTGcgtcagacacagacacagctccATGCTACTGTTGCTTCTGCGGTTAGCCTGAAGAAAAAACTTGGAAAATAGCGAATAAACTTGGAAACTGGTTAGAGAGAGACATCCTAAATAATCGCTTTGCCAATGAGGAGGTTTCGAATGGTAATGTCATGCTTGCCAAACTTTGGAGACTTCTGATGCGACCGGGTTGGAAGCTGGAAATCTCCGTGTAGCCTCGTGTAGCATCGG is a window encoding:
- the LOC115788768 gene encoding uncharacterized protein K02A2.6-like is translated as MGHLGIERTLDLARTRFYWPRMAADIENRIKTCNRCVRRKTPPEKAAELVNIKSARPLELVCMDFLSIEPDQSNTKDVLVLTDHFTKYAIAIPTPNQKAQTVAKCLWDHFIVHYGIPERLHSDQGPDFESHIIRELCKIMGIHKIRTTPYHPRGNPVERFNRTLLSMLGTLEQKDKTQWRNFVKPLVHAYNCTKNDTTGFAPYELMFGRRPRLPVDLAFKLPFRTKSFKSHSQYVEKLKTTLQESYKLATENANKMADRNKARFDMRVKPSKLEPGDRVLVRAVRLRGKHKLADRWETDIYVVVKQAGDLPVYTIKPETKNGPVRTVHRDLLLPCGFLAPTEENPTPPNRVCKPKTRQSPEQTEECDLSEPGNEDVYWLREQPVPEPIKFMQVYEFPRQIYPDNLPESDNVPGCENLPENDNVPGCDNLPECDDIPGCENSPGSDNTPGCESVSECKNLPDCDDTPGSDPVVPTEEELETVADTEPVVQDNDRESETNVPSEKGCNKQVSEDTPMHPSHDTTNPVRRSERPSNQPNRLQYNQLGNPLLTIAQSLFHGLSLAFTSALTETDLEATWKESSFPVISMQPTPCKETCMFQGGNV